The proteins below are encoded in one region of Coleofasciculaceae cyanobacterium:
- a CDS encoding alpha-amylase family glycosyl hydrolase: MSSSIEFKLFAPYNNKVSLKGSFSDWSEIAMQKDEPGYFRTSIELEDGVYEYKFRVQSQSWFLEPDEWIDVNDPYATAIAVENQNSIVQVQDGKKVVDTYAWQHDDKPLPSNEELVIYELFVGGFGGESDRQQGSFQDVVNKLDYLCELGINAIELMPITQSPWEMSWGYTPRHYFAVKSSYGSTADLKHLIDECHGRGIRVLMDFIFNHSEAEAPLTKINFDYWYSREPDDPDNSWGPEFDYEKYDENLEIKPAWQFIGDIVRFWIEEYHIDGIRFDAAKQIGNYDFMSWITQQAREAVANKPFFNTAEYIPENPDLVGYGRPMDACWHESFYQQVLKHICGDGFALESLEEVIDCQRQDYEGAASVINYITSHDHQYIFAELGQREIFGDEAYKRAKLGAVLLLTAVGVPLVWMGNEFGEYNSEEEAKLDWKLLKNEDNQNLLGFYRGLIALRKENHALRTSNIEFIHEDPESKVLAYTRWNDEGSRVVVIINFSANFLQDYQINHCPQSGTWHEWTQNYDVEAQSDKLVIDIGEYEAKVLVHRDR; the protein is encoded by the coding sequence ATGTCTAGCTCAATTGAATTTAAGTTATTTGCTCCCTATAACAACAAAGTTAGTTTAAAAGGCAGCTTTTCCGACTGGTCAGAAATAGCGATGCAAAAAGACGAGCCCGGTTACTTTCGTACTTCAATTGAGCTAGAGGACGGGGTATATGAGTATAAATTTCGCGTCCAGTCTCAATCTTGGTTTTTAGAACCCGATGAATGGATTGACGTTAACGATCCTTATGCAACAGCGATCGCGGTTGAGAATCAAAATAGCATTGTTCAGGTTCAAGACGGCAAAAAAGTTGTCGATACTTACGCTTGGCAACATGATGACAAGCCTTTACCCAGTAATGAAGAGTTGGTCATCTACGAACTATTTGTCGGCGGTTTTGGTGGAGAAAGCGATCGCCAACAGGGTAGTTTTCAAGATGTTGTGAATAAATTAGACTATCTTTGTGAACTGGGAATTAATGCGATCGAACTAATGCCGATTACCCAATCGCCATGGGAGATGAGTTGGGGTTATACACCCCGTCACTATTTTGCCGTCAAGTCTAGTTACGGTTCAACCGCCGATTTAAAACATTTAATTGATGAATGTCATGGTAGAGGTATTCGAGTCTTGATGGACTTTATTTTTAATCATTCTGAGGCCGAAGCACCCCTAACTAAAATAAATTTTGACTACTGGTATAGTCGCGAACCCGATGACCCAGACAATAGCTGGGGTCCTGAATTTGACTACGAAAAGTACGACGAAAATTTAGAGATCAAACCTGCGTGGCAATTTATTGGTGATATAGTTCGGTTTTGGATTGAAGAATATCACATTGATGGTATTCGCTTTGATGCAGCCAAACAAATCGGCAACTATGATTTTATGTCTTGGATTACCCAGCAAGCTAGAGAAGCCGTTGCGAACAAACCATTTTTTAACACGGCTGAATATATTCCCGAAAATCCTGATTTGGTAGGATACGGTAGACCAATGGATGCTTGTTGGCATGAAAGTTTTTATCAACAGGTTTTAAAACATATCTGCGGTGATGGTTTCGCTTTGGAATCTCTCGAAGAGGTGATTGACTGTCAGCGTCAAGATTATGAAGGTGCTGCTAGCGTGATTAACTATATTACCAGCCACGATCATCAATATATTTTTGCCGAATTAGGGCAACGAGAGATTTTTGGCGATGAGGCCTACAAACGAGCCAAATTAGGTGCTGTTTTGCTATTAACTGCTGTTGGCGTACCTTTAGTTTGGATGGGTAATGAGTTTGGCGAATACAACTCAGAAGAAGAGGCCAAGCTTGATTGGAAATTATTAAAAAATGAAGATAATCAGAATTTATTAGGCTTTTATCGTGGTCTAATCGCCTTGAGAAAAGAAAACCACGCCTTACGTACTAGTAATATTGAATTTATCCATGAAGATCCTGAAAGTAAAGTTTTGGCTTATACGCGCTGGAATGATGAAGGTTCACGGGTGGTAGTTATCATCAACTTTTCCGCTAATTTCTTACAAGATTATCAGATTAACCATTGCCCTCAATCAGGTACTTGGCATGAATGGACACAAAATTATGATGTGGAGGCGCAGTCAGACAAGCTAGTTATCGATATTGGAGAATATGAGGCCAAGGTTTTGGTTCATAGGGATCGCTGA
- a CDS encoding PAS domain-containing protein: MRTDSNRASSLIAPVGIIFQLSDGTVQSCNADAAMILGYTAEQVMATNYLELPWQTIHRDGSPFPLDTHPAIASIKTGQPYSEVEMGFYRPDGSLVWLWLSSQPIFETNSSQPYGVVTTIQKIADEQRDSTQLETYTWQPGRDFIALANAIPGVMYLFDAIAKKNIYVNSQTYELLGYTREQVLAMGEDFISQVMHPEDLALFPAHLARLENLKPKEVSKFEYRMRHQNGEWRWFGSQERVYSRNAQGDTEQILGIAKDISDRKQTEAELAKRNSILQSIVSETADFIFIKDLEGRYVIANQATADFFDLTIEEILGKDDTALFEPDVARVIREMDRRVMTSGETIAFEEKIAGRRMIPRSLLTSKCPWRDDTGKIIGVIAISRDITELKQSQQQLQENEELLRLALANAKAGSWSWDILQNEVIWSPENYDLYGIDPQIKPLQYQDWENLINPEDLERTNREVAKVLSGESAEFRTEFRIIHPQKGVRWLLGIGDVTCNENGEALRLSGLNLDISDRQQAEVALRQSRQQLRILVDSLPIFAGFLSTDGIVIEINQTALDSITLQPEDILDKPFAEVYWWSYSPEIQARIDDAIKRAAARETVRFDIIAKVSEEKFIVTDFGIVPKFNAQGQVEYLVPFGMDVTDREASKTALKQREYELELITEVIPQHIWTATIFGKIDYINRRCQQYTGVSLEQIQQYGWASVVHPDDLYNLKGQWIEAIRLGQKCDLEVRLRKADGSYCWFLSRARPLRNEEGTIIKWYGTNTSIVRIKELEEELRQQTEDLIRANQLKDEFLAIVSHELRTPLNPILGWSQLLASGRLNAEKTAVGIETIERNAKLQSQLIEDLLDVSRILRGKLNLKKTPLNLEAVIRSALQTIQLTAEAKSIQVETVFEPNIGLVLGDVSRLQQIIWNLVTNAIKFSSSGGRIIVRLERIGDRVQIQVEDMGRGIEPEFLPHVFERFRQSQSSSTREYGGLGLGLAIVRHLTELHNGTVAVSSPGLGQGATFSVKLPLMNKPTIKQLDNTSTNESIELDRFSGIKILVVEDEVDSRDILTLVLEQEGATVTPVTSAKQALEIFEQSAFDLIISDIGMPEMDGYSLLSQIRQLPQGKNIPAIALTAYAGDIDRQHSLNVGFQEHICKPIDIPKLIATIVQLIQLG, from the coding sequence ATGAGGACAGATTCAAATCGTGCTTCAAGCTTAATTGCACCTGTAGGAATAATCTTTCAACTTAGCGATGGAACTGTCCAAAGTTGTAATGCAGATGCTGCGATGATTCTGGGCTATACTGCCGAACAGGTTATGGCAACTAACTATCTGGAACTACCCTGGCAGACAATTCATCGTGATGGTTCACCTTTTCCGTTAGATACTCATCCGGCGATCGCCTCAATCAAAACAGGTCAGCCGTATTCTGAGGTTGAGATGGGGTTTTATCGACCAGATGGCAGCCTAGTTTGGCTGTGGTTAAGCTCTCAGCCAATATTTGAGACTAATAGTAGTCAACCTTATGGGGTAGTTACAACTATTCAAAAAATCGCTGATGAGCAAAGAGATTCGACTCAACTTGAAACCTATACATGGCAACCAGGTCGAGATTTTATTGCTTTAGCTAATGCTATTCCTGGAGTGATGTATTTGTTTGATGCGATCGCTAAAAAGAATATTTACGTCAATTCTCAAACCTACGAATTATTAGGCTATACTCGCGAGCAAGTCTTAGCAATGGGTGAAGATTTTATTTCCCAGGTAATGCATCCCGAAGATTTAGCTCTATTTCCCGCTCATTTGGCAAGGCTAGAAAACTTAAAGCCCAAAGAAGTGTCTAAGTTTGAATATCGAATGCGTCATCAAAATGGCGAATGGCGCTGGTTTGGTAGTCAAGAGCGAGTATATAGCCGTAATGCTCAAGGGGATACAGAGCAGATCTTAGGCATTGCCAAAGATATCAGCGATCGCAAACAAACTGAAGCGGAATTGGCTAAGCGTAACAGTATCTTGCAATCAATTGTCAGTGAAACCGCTGATTTTATTTTTATTAAAGATTTAGAGGGACGTTATGTCATAGCCAATCAAGCAACGGCGGACTTTTTTGATCTGACCATTGAGGAGATATTAGGCAAAGACGATACTGCCCTATTTGAGCCTGATGTTGCTCGGGTGATTAGGGAAATGGATCGAAGGGTAATGACGAGTGGAGAAACTATTGCTTTTGAAGAGAAAATAGCCGGGCGCAGAATGATACCGCGATCGCTGCTAACTAGCAAATGTCCTTGGCGTGATGATACAGGAAAGATTATTGGCGTGATTGCTATTTCTAGAGATATCACTGAGTTAAAACAATCACAACAGCAGCTCCAAGAAAACGAAGAATTACTGAGACTGGCACTGGCGAATGCTAAGGCAGGTTCTTGGAGCTGGGACATATTACAGAATGAAGTAATTTGGTCGCCAGAAAACTATGATTTGTACGGTATCGATCCGCAAATTAAGCCTTTGCAATATCAAGATTGGGAAAACTTGATAAATCCCGAGGATCTAGAGCGAACTAACCGAGAGGTAGCCAAGGTTTTGTCGGGAGAATCGGCGGAGTTTCGCACAGAATTTCGGATTATTCATCCCCAAAAAGGAGTTCGCTGGCTATTGGGAATTGGGGATGTTACCTGCAACGAAAACGGTGAAGCATTGCGCCTGAGCGGGCTTAATTTAGATATCAGCGATCGCCAACAAGCTGAAGTAGCTCTACGCCAAAGCAGGCAACAACTGAGAATCTTAGTGGATAGTCTGCCGATCTTTGCTGGATTTTTATCCACCGACGGCATAGTAATTGAAATTAATCAAACCGCATTAGATTCGATTACTTTACAACCAGAAGATATTTTAGATAAACCCTTTGCCGAAGTTTACTGGTGGTCTTACTCGCCTGAAATTCAAGCTAGGATAGATGACGCGATTAAACGTGCCGCAGCAAGAGAAACAGTCAGATTTGACATTATTGCTAAAGTAAGTGAAGAGAAATTTATTGTGACGGATTTTGGGATAGTTCCCAAATTTAATGCCCAAGGACAGGTTGAATACTTAGTTCCCTTCGGCATGGATGTAACCGATCGCGAAGCCAGCAAAACAGCTTTAAAACAAAGAGAATACGAACTAGAACTAATTACCGAAGTTATTCCACAACACATTTGGACGGCAACAATATTTGGCAAAATCGATTATATTAATCGACGCTGCCAGCAATATACGGGAGTTTCTTTAGAACAGATTCAACAATATGGTTGGGCATCAGTTGTTCATCCAGATGACTTGTATAACCTTAAAGGACAATGGATCGAGGCAATCAGGTTGGGTCAAAAATGCGATCTTGAGGTTCGTTTACGTAAAGCCGATGGCTCTTATTGTTGGTTTTTAAGTCGAGCCAGACCGCTACGCAATGAGGAAGGCACAATTATTAAGTGGTATGGTACAAATACCAGCATTGTCCGTATTAAAGAGCTAGAGGAAGAACTACGGCAACAAACCGAAGACTTAATTCGTGCCAACCAGCTTAAAGACGAATTTCTCGCGATCGTTTCTCATGAACTACGTACTCCTCTCAATCCTATTTTAGGTTGGTCACAGCTACTTGCTTCGGGCAGATTAAATGCCGAAAAAACAGCGGTGGGAATTGAGACAATTGAACGTAATGCTAAATTACAAAGCCAGCTAATCGAGGATCTGCTCGATGTTTCTCGTATTCTGCGAGGCAAACTAAATCTCAAAAAGACTCCGCTTAATCTAGAGGCGGTAATTAGATCGGCACTACAAACAATACAGTTGACAGCCGAAGCCAAATCAATCCAAGTTGAAACTGTGTTTGAACCTAACATCGGTTTGGTTTTAGGGGATGTTAGTCGATTACAGCAGATCATCTGGAATTTAGTGACCAATGCGATTAAATTTAGCTCATCAGGAGGACGAATAATTGTTAGGCTGGAACGTATTGGCGATCGCGTGCAGATTCAAGTCGAAGATATGGGTAGAGGAATTGAACCCGAGTTTTTACCTCATGTATTTGAACGTTTTCGTCAGAGCCAAAGCAGCAGCACTAGAGAGTATGGCGGTTTAGGCTTAGGGCTAGCTATTGTCCGCCACTTAACCGAACTACATAATGGAACAGTAGCAGTATCAAGTCCTGGTTTGGGTCAAGGGGCTACATTTAGCGTTAAACTACCATTGATGAACAAACCGACAATAAAGCAATTGGACAATACGTCAACCAACGAATCTATAGAACTCGATCGCTTTAGCGGAATTAAAATTTTAGTAGTAGAAGATGAAGTAGACTCACGGGATATATTGACCCTAGTTCTAGAACAAGAAGGAGCAACAGTAACCCCCGTAACCTCGGCAAAACAAGCTTTAGAGATCTTTGAGCAATCGGCTTTCGATTTAATAATTAGCGATATTGGTATGCCAGAAATGGATGGCTACAGTCTGCTGTCGCAAATTCGCCAACTTCCCCAGGGGAAAAACATCCCCGCGATCGCGCTTACTGCTTATGCGGGCGACATCGATCGACAACATTCTCTCAATGTTGGGTTTCAAGAGCATATTTGTAAACCGATCGATATTCCCAAGTTGATCGCTACTATTGTGCAATTAATTCAGTTAGGGTAG
- a CDS encoding circadian clock KaiB family protein: MAQKLFLKLYISGNTLRSRRAIVNLQKFCDRELPDKSVVEIIDVMKFPKIAELEKILITPTLVKLSPEPQERIIGDLSNTEVLSLVLNLPHCPSKTK, from the coding sequence ATGGCTCAAAAACTTTTTCTGAAACTATATATCAGTGGCAATACACTGAGGAGTCGGCGGGCGATCGTTAACTTGCAGAAATTTTGCGATCGGGAACTGCCAGACAAAAGTGTTGTGGAAATTATTGATGTGATGAAGTTTCCTAAAATTGCCGAATTGGAGAAGATTTTAATTACACCAACTTTAGTTAAACTATCTCCTGAACCTCAAGAAAGGATCATTGGCGATCTATCTAATACCGAAGTTTTATCTCTGGTGCTAAATCTTCCTCATTGTCCATCAAAAACTAAGTAA
- the kaiC gene encoding circadian clock protein KaiC — MNQSQQDLLAKIATGISGFDVFSEGGLPKGRTTLVAGTAGSGKTIFSSQFLIEGIKRGENGVFVTFEEPPKSLRKNMLGFDWDIQQWEAENKWIFVDASPLDRNMPLISGEYDLDPLISRLEYAITKVNAKRVVMDPLSSVFSYVPDVSQVRAVLFKLAQILREMEITAIFTCERTIDYGAISRYGIEEFVADNVIIMRNALLEDKRRRTIEILKYRGVSHQHGEFPFTIVPNQGIVVIPFATDVLKSKSSNQRITTGNEELDRMCGGGWFQGSIILVSGATGTGKTLMATEFIGGGIKNDEKCLLFAFEESHEQLLRNALGWGIDYEPMEIAGKFKIICRYPETMGLESHFVKMKQEIEQFKPQRVAIDSISALERISSSRGFREFLLTLNILFKEKGITTLCTASTPNSLESDSITQSNISTNTDLIILLRYVEIYGEIKRGLAILKMRGSKHDQKIREFSIDQDGMFIGQAFRNIGGILSGNLAYINANGIDRLDGLQTEI, encoded by the coding sequence ATGAATCAATCTCAACAAGATTTACTAGCTAAAATAGCTACGGGAATTTCGGGTTTTGATGTATTCTCCGAAGGAGGATTACCAAAGGGAAGAACAACGCTAGTTGCTGGCACTGCGGGAAGCGGTAAAACGATTTTTTCTAGTCAATTTTTAATCGAAGGAATTAAACGAGGGGAAAACGGAGTTTTTGTAACATTTGAAGAACCACCCAAATCATTACGCAAAAATATGCTGGGTTTTGATTGGGATATTCAACAATGGGAAGCAGAGAATAAATGGATTTTTGTCGATGCTTCTCCTTTAGATCGCAATATGCCTTTAATTAGTGGTGAATACGATTTAGATCCCTTGATTTCCCGCCTTGAATACGCCATCACCAAGGTTAATGCTAAAAGAGTAGTCATGGATCCGTTGAGTTCAGTTTTTAGCTATGTACCAGACGTGTCTCAGGTTAGAGCTGTCTTATTCAAGCTAGCTCAGATTCTGAGAGAAATGGAAATTACGGCGATCTTCACTTGCGAACGCACTATCGATTATGGAGCAATTAGTCGCTATGGAATTGAAGAGTTTGTGGCTGATAATGTAATTATTATGCGCAATGCTTTGCTCGAAGACAAACGGCGACGTACTATTGAAATTCTTAAGTATCGGGGAGTCTCTCATCAACATGGCGAGTTCCCTTTTACGATTGTTCCCAATCAAGGCATTGTGGTAATCCCTTTTGCGACAGATGTTCTCAAAAGCAAATCTTCTAATCAGCGAATTACCACAGGAAACGAAGAACTCGATCGCATGTGTGGCGGAGGCTGGTTTCAAGGCTCAATAATTCTCGTATCGGGAGCAACGGGTACGGGTAAAACCCTCATGGCAACTGAATTTATCGGCGGAGGCATCAAAAACGATGAAAAATGTCTCTTGTTTGCCTTTGAAGAAAGTCACGAACAGCTTTTGCGCAATGCTTTGGGTTGGGGAATAGACTATGAACCAATGGAAATCGCAGGCAAATTTAAAATTATCTGTCGCTATCCCGAAACTATGGGACTAGAATCTCATTTTGTTAAGATGAAACAAGAGATCGAGCAATTTAAACCTCAACGGGTTGCAATTGACAGTATTTCTGCCTTAGAGCGAATTTCTAGCTCTAGAGGATTTCGCGAATTCTTACTTACCTTAAATATTTTGTTTAAAGAAAAAGGAATTACGACTTTGTGTACTGCTAGTACACCTAATTCACTGGAGAGTGATTCGATCACACAATCAAATATTTCTACCAATACAGATTTAATTATTCTCTTGCGTTATGTTGAAATATATGGCGAGATCAAGCGGGGGTTAGCAATTCTGAAGATGCGTGGTTCTAAACACGATCAAAAAATTCGTGAATTCTCGATCGATCAAGACGGTATGTTCATAGGTCAAGCATTTCGCAATATTGGGGGTATACTGTCAGGAAACTTGGCTTACATTAATGCTAACGGAATCGATCGCTTAGATGGCTTACAAACTGAGATATAA
- a CDS encoding response regulator yields the protein MPEKINNLPASSLKTTATSKNIEVLILADCVSVVNSIALVLESAQLQVNWQQAVNQTEYSDRLKAQLDLILWDAHSTEIELTEAIALLSAKDADIPLIVVNGECNIPAAIAAIKAGATDYISSEEFDERLPQAIAKAITEPSWLCLQLICAAQSEQQLQKLITENPDGILVVNQQGVVRFVNPAALQLLGKDRGELFDQPFGFPVVNGDFLEVDIPLSSTEMRVAQMRVSQIQWQGAKAFVVSLRDITQLKQAEEDISRLLEEAQSASRAKDEFLAILSHELRTPLNPIVGWSQLLVKGDLAECQIKKGIEIIQRNALLQAQLIGDILDISRIIQGKLKLKPSSLDLIKIINNALETISLAAQAKSIQINTDLDPNAALIQGDPTRLQQVIWNLLSNAVKFTPNGGRVEIRLASVNTAVQQENNSETKLSFPYAQIQISDTGKGITPEFLPYVFDYFRQAESTKSRTEGGLGLGLAIVRRLVELHGGEVTVSSSGLGWGATFTITLPILNNQNQTTAQNLARHSENFDGVKFLVVDDNDSSRDLLVLILETEGAEAKSVASATEALKVVEQFSPQILISDIGMPDMDGYELIQRIKALPSMANIRAIAISGYASEPDRQKSLASGFDLHLNKPIDVDTFIQTVTQLIKID from the coding sequence ATGCCAGAAAAAATCAATAATTTACCAGCATCTTCACTCAAAACCACAGCAACCTCAAAAAATATTGAGGTGCTGATTCTAGCTGATTGTGTTTCAGTAGTAAACTCAATTGCCTTGGTTTTGGAGTCAGCCCAATTGCAGGTTAACTGGCAACAGGCAGTAAATCAAACTGAATATAGCGATCGCCTGAAGGCGCAATTAGATTTAATTCTCTGGGATGCCCATTCAACAGAAATAGAATTAACCGAAGCGATCGCACTTCTATCGGCTAAAGATGCAGACATCCCTTTAATAGTTGTCAACGGAGAATGTAACATTCCCGCAGCAATAGCAGCGATTAAAGCTGGAGCAACTGATTATATATCCTCAGAAGAATTCGACGAACGATTACCCCAGGCGATCGCCAAAGCGATTACCGAACCATCCTGGCTTTGTCTTCAGTTGATATGTGCAGCCCAAAGCGAACAACAACTGCAAAAACTAATTACCGAAAATCCTGATGGTATTTTGGTTGTCAACCAACAGGGTGTTGTCAGGTTTGTTAATCCTGCAGCCCTACAACTCTTAGGTAAAGACAGAGGCGAATTATTTGACCAGCCTTTTGGCTTTCCTGTAGTTAACGGTGATTTTTTAGAGGTAGATATTCCTTTGAGTTCAACCGAAATGCGGGTGGCTCAAATGCGCGTTAGTCAGATTCAATGGCAAGGTGCAAAAGCTTTTGTGGTTTCTTTACGAGATATAACTCAACTCAAGCAGGCAGAAGAAGATATTAGCCGACTTCTAGAAGAAGCTCAATCTGCCAGCCGCGCTAAAGATGAATTTTTGGCGATTTTGTCTCATGAATTGAGAACGCCTTTAAACCCGATTGTCGGTTGGTCACAACTACTAGTTAAGGGTGATCTGGCAGAATGTCAAATCAAAAAAGGTATAGAAATTATTCAACGTAACGCTCTGTTGCAAGCTCAATTAATTGGCGATATTTTAGATATCTCGCGAATTATTCAGGGCAAGCTCAAATTAAAGCCATCTTCTTTAGATTTAATTAAGATTATCAACAATGCTTTAGAAACGATAAGTTTGGCAGCACAAGCCAAATCAATTCAAATCAATACCGATTTAGATCCTAATGCTGCTTTAATTCAAGGAGATCCGACTCGTCTCCAGCAGGTGATTTGGAATTTGCTTTCTAATGCGGTTAAGTTTACGCCTAATGGTGGCAGGGTAGAAATTCGTTTGGCTTCTGTCAACACAGCAGTTCAACAAGAAAATAATTCTGAAACTAAATTATCTTTCCCTTATGCTCAAATTCAAATTAGCGATACAGGTAAAGGAATTACTCCAGAATTTCTCCCTTATGTCTTCGATTATTTTCGCCAGGCAGAAAGCACCAAAAGTAGAACTGAAGGTGGATTAGGATTAGGACTAGCAATTGTGCGTCGTTTGGTTGAACTGCATGGAGGGGAAGTAACTGTAAGCAGTTCAGGGTTAGGATGGGGAGCAACTTTTACCATTACTCTGCCAATACTCAACAACCAAAATCAAACAACAGCACAAAATCTCGCTCGCCATTCAGAAAATTTTGATGGGGTCAAGTTCCTCGTGGTAGATGACAATGATAGTTCTAGAGATTTGTTAGTTTTAATCTTAGAAACCGAAGGTGCAGAGGCTAAAAGCGTGGCATCAGCAACAGAAGCCTTGAAAGTCGTCGAACAGTTTTCTCCCCAGATATTAATCAGTGATATTGGTATGCCCGATATGGATGGCTATGAGTTAATTCAAAGAATCAAAGCATTACCCTCAATGGCAAATATAAGAGCGATCGCTATCAGTGGTTACGCCTCAGAACCAGATCGCCAAAAAAGCCTAGCATCAGGATTCGATCTTCATCTCAATAAACCGATTGACGTTGATACCTTTATTCAAACTGTTACTCAATTAATAAAAATCGATTAA
- a CDS encoding DUF2294 domain-containing protein yields the protein MSFERQINSYPTVGQLEREIAQKINSLYYIQFSHRASRVDCHLFDRKLIIFFEDVITAVEQTLRGAATSTVNLDQVRTLLDAAIKPKMEQLIQDITQVQVNRFIYNTNSETGSAIAIVILASAPQVRHKKSNRRKNVLQFNKQKKRFDYGDRDHSVASSQIKVSLEHEDIHKDIKSNI from the coding sequence ATGAGTTTCGAGCGCCAAATAAATTCTTACCCTACAGTTGGACAATTAGAACGAGAAATAGCCCAAAAAATTAATTCTCTGTATTATATCCAGTTTTCTCACCGAGCCAGCCGAGTCGATTGCCATTTATTCGACAGGAAATTGATTATCTTTTTTGAGGATGTGATAACTGCTGTCGAGCAGACTTTAAGAGGCGCAGCCACATCTACTGTTAACTTAGATCAGGTTCGTACTTTATTAGATGCTGCGATCAAACCGAAAATGGAACAGTTGATTCAAGACATTACCCAAGTACAGGTCAATCGATTCATTTACAATACAAATAGTGAAACTGGTAGTGCCATAGCAATTGTCATATTAGCAAGTGCGCCTCAAGTTCGACACAAAAAATCAAATCGTCGCAAAAACGTACTTCAATTCAATAAACAAAAAAAAAGATTTGACTATGGCGATCGAGATCACAGTGTAGCGAGTTCACAAATCAAAGTTAGTTTAGAACATGAAGACATACATAAAGACATAAAATCCAACATCTGA
- a CDS encoding glycosyltransferase family 1 protein, with protein MLPNNKRKIALISVHGDPAIDIGKEEAGGQNVYVRKVGEALARLGWQVDMFTRRSSEEQAKIVEHGPNCRTIRLNAGSPVFIKRQNIFQYLPEFVTAFLEFQEQQETIYPLIHTNYWLSAWVGMELKKRQQSKLVHTYHSLGAVKYKSVNKIPEISQTRLEIEKQCLETADMIVATSPQEKEHMRSLLSEQGNITVIPCGTDVESFGSVSRLDSRVKLNIKPEAKVILYVGRFDPRKGIETLVRAVGCKEVKLHPDLKLIIVGGSTPDRKDGKERERIEAIVKELGLEEITTFAGRIEHTDLTYYYAAADVCVVPSHYEPFGLVAIEAMACSTPAIVSEVGGLKFTVINELTGLLVPPQDEKAFAQAINRVLSYPAWSRQLEKDARKRVESMFSWDGVAQQLEQQYLTILNQKQPQLLTAKIGIADLSNDIQNNTVRSY; from the coding sequence ATGTTACCTAACAATAAAAGAAAAATTGCTCTTATCTCGGTTCACGGCGATCCAGCTATTGACATTGGAAAGGAAGAAGCCGGGGGACAGAATGTATATGTTAGGAAAGTAGGAGAAGCCCTGGCGCGTTTGGGTTGGCAAGTAGATATGTTCACCCGTCGCAGTAGTGAGGAGCAAGCAAAGATTGTCGAGCATGGTCCTAACTGTCGTACGATACGTTTAAATGCAGGTTCACCAGTATTCATTAAAAGACAAAATATTTTCCAGTATTTACCAGAATTTGTCACAGCTTTCTTAGAATTTCAAGAACAGCAAGAAACTATTTATCCTCTAATTCATACCAACTACTGGCTTTCTGCTTGGGTAGGAATGGAGTTAAAAAAACGGCAGCAAAGCAAGCTTGTGCATACATATCACTCTTTAGGTGCGGTTAAATATAAATCAGTTAACAAAATACCTGAAATTTCGCAAACTCGCTTAGAAATAGAAAAGCAATGTTTAGAAACTGCCGATATGATAGTTGCTACTTCTCCACAAGAGAAAGAACATATGCGATCGCTTCTATCAGAACAAGGGAATATTACCGTAATTCCCTGCGGTACTGACGTTGAAAGTTTTGGTAGCGTTTCTCGACTAGATAGCAGAGTCAAATTGAATATCAAGCCAGAAGCCAAAGTTATTTTATACGTAGGACGATTCGATCCGCGTAAAGGTATTGAAACTCTAGTAAGAGCGGTAGGCTGCAAAGAAGTAAAGCTACATCCCGATTTAAAATTAATTATAGTTGGCGGCAGTACCCCAGACAGAAAAGACGGCAAAGAAAGAGAACGAATAGAAGCTATCGTCAAAGAATTGGGGTTAGAGGAAATAACTACTTTTGCTGGACGTATCGAACACACAGACTTAACTTATTATTATGCAGCAGCAGATGTCTGCGTTGTTCCCAGTCATTACGAACCTTTTGGCTTGGTAGCAATTGAAGCAATGGCTTGTAGCACGCCAGCTATAGTTTCTGAGGTTGGAGGTTTGAAATTTACCGTAATTAACGAACTAACTGGATTATTAGTGCCACCACAAGACGAAAAGGCTTTTGCTCAAGCGATTAACCGAGTACTATCCTATCCAGCCTGGAGTAGACAATTAGAAAAAGATGCCCGCAAAAGAGTCGAATCGATGTTTAGCTGGGATGGTGTGGCACAACAATTAGAACAACAATACCTAACTATACTAAATCAAAAACAACCACAGCTTTTAACCGCAAAAATTGGCATTGCTGATTTAAGTAATGACATACAAAATAATACTGTTCGTAGTTATTGA